Within the Borrelia hispanica CRI genome, the region TCCTTGACTTAAACAATAAGTTGATTTGCTATGATTGCTATTCACGTCAAGGAGACCATTGTTTTGCATATTTGTTGTATGGCGAATGTGAAATTTTATATTTTTTTGGTAGTCACAATTATCTTCAGGTGTAAAAGTAAAACTTTGAGTCGCAGAATCATATAAAAAGTCACTAAATAATGTATAAAGTAACATAAGTCTTTCATGTGGATTTTTATCTGAATTATTTGTTAATGCCATGAAATATAGTTGAAAATGAATAGCAAATTCGTTCACATTATTGTAAAACACACCTGTTCTGGAATTATGCTCAAACAGACCATCAATATCAGTGAACTGCACAGCAATTATATTTGAATTATCCACTGTATATTTAGACATATATGGATGGTTATATGTATTTATAATATCAACAGAAAGATTGTAAATACTTGCAAATTTTATAAAGTCTTTTAGAGTGGATATTATGCATTTTTCAATGGTAGTAATATCCAGAATCATTTGTTGATCCTATATTCGATTGAATTAAGCATAAGACCTGTATCAACAAGTGGTGTTTGTGGAGTTTTACTTCCTTTTTTGCTTTTTAGCGCAATTGTTTTTGGAGATAATTTAGGCATAATTTTAGATGCTAAGACATGATTTTTATAATAGTTTATAAATGCAGTTCCAAAGGCATTCATGCCATTCTCTATACTTTCTTGAAATTTCCTTCTCATGTAGTCGGTATCAATGTATTGTTGAAATTCTTGTGAATTAGCTACTTTAGTTAAATGTTTACGTATTGGAAGATTATGACTTCCCTTTTCGTGCATACGTGCTATATTGGCTCGTGTTGCAAACCAACCAATTTCAAGTTCAATCTCAAATTGATCATGCATATCTCCCAACCCCCTTTAACGTCAAAGTTAGATAACCTACAGAACCATCAATTGATATTATTTCGAAGTGAAAATTATCTAAGTCTCCTTCAGAAATTCTATCTGAGAGTTCGAAGTCAAGTTGTGCACTTGTATACAACTTGTAAAGACATGTCATATCACCAAGATTTGATTCATTAATACTTACAATAGAATCGGGATTTATGCTAAATAGTACACCTGTAAATTCTTGAAAGTTGTCTTTGTCAATTATTGCTTCAGAACTTGCAGTATCTTCATTATATTCATATCTTTTTTTATAAAGCCTTAAAGGTTTTTTATTTTCAAAATAAGAGATAACAGATTTTGCCATTTGAGCAAATTTACTTCTAACATGATTTATCTGCATTAACGAGCAACTCCTATGCAATATTTTTTA harbors:
- a CDS encoding DUF764 family protein — its product is MILDITTIEKCIISTLKDFIKFASIYNLSVDIINTYNHPYMSKYTVDNSNIIAVQFTDIDGLFEHNSRTGVFYNNVNEFAIHFQLYFMALTNNSDKNPHERLMLLYTLFSDFLYDSATQSFTFTPEDNCDYQKNIKFHIRHTTNMQNNGLLDVNSNHSKSTYCLSQGFVANIQIKEEKVKEQNNAI
- a CDS encoding DUF1506 family protein; the protein is MQINHVRSKFAQMAKSVISYFENKKPLRLYKKRYEYNEDTASSEAIIDKDNFQEFTGVLFSINPDSIVSINESNLGDMTCLYKLYTSAQLDFELSDRISEGDLDNFHFEIISIDGSVGYLTLTLKGVGRYA